The proteins below are encoded in one region of Apium graveolens cultivar Ventura chromosome 4, ASM990537v1, whole genome shotgun sequence:
- the LOC141719593 gene encoding uncharacterized protein LOC141719593 — translation MERAAALSDITNASSVKRRIRGHNIEKIFTNPMCVEKNSVAAKNRKPSSMPSDINSTMYKKCRVRGPNIEKMYTNAMQSNDSDVGIDDVYHDDLDGVILNQNLWRGYMDLGPPLKLCNKYGATMWNEERNNKSCPHKEPAFSMCCRNDQIHLPKERPPPDSLASLLLGGEKSRHFKQYIRVYNYIFQFTSTGSKIDNSINRGGASDNVDPDIVEELLSILDKNNELVKTFHMAQNRFENEELDAFKLVLILSQSSSGRPNHITPSDEVAAFIVSDDMDTGDFRDTVVNSKQEGLKMIYETDPHFMQLQYPLLFPWGTEGYRIRLTPHLAGRLWQRKGDYDPIHVGKAVILPASFTGSRRYMSQYFKDSLVVCRVIGHPSLFLTMTCNSKWPEIQKMLKLLPNVDPIDAPNIVFHVLNFKLDQLLDLIKKKNYFGKCIGVMHVIEFQKRGLPHVHILIWLSPESRPNSIEKVDQLVSAEILDTNSDLIAYEAVKNYMMHGPCGKDLYTSPCMVKGKCIRHFPKRFNGNTYFDDCGFPVYRRRNTGRVINKKGINLDNQYVVPYNRDLILRFQCHINLEICNSSRSLKYLFNYCLKGHDTTTMLLKNKSNKSGNEQNARSVKNLDEVMNFLDGRYVCASEASWMIFGFDIHHRSPSVERLPIHFPGQKYLNFQSSADLENVCNNATSKKSKLEAWFVANSEFPQARNFTYSDFPTHFTWIKKTAKWKLRQRGDVVGRLAEVHAATGDLLYLRMLLLRCKGALSFIQLKTIDGTTYDTFKEACGALVPLNNDKQWHDALEENAFSAMPTQIRAMFVNILENCSVSDPLALWEKHWPAFSNDVLYMRRKISDNIHLTLSKYEIQNYALAEIEKLLNDVGKSLRDFHMMPFLDEQFFHTFVNRLIVEETSYNKEELRLNHEKAHKNLNSRKLDVYNAVIDNILHVLPKAGRAEIVNASFNKSRLWKSCKVFLLSQNMILHSGNSEARKKVIADFSKWQLEIGDGKVECIDTHRADFETEFVVPDDYFVKSPLKSPIKTLIDIIYPDFQNNMHSQEYLRSRSILTPKNVVVDDINAQILERVPGNVHTYLIQDSTEDRGVDDNDFDSLFPVEYLNSINMPCMPKHELKLKVGAVVMLMRNLNHIMGLCNGTRMIFTGCKKIV, via the exons ATGGAAAGAGCTGCTGCATTGTCAGATATTACCAATGCGTCGT CCGTGAAACGTAGAATACGTGGTCACAATATTGAGAAGATTTTTACAAACCCCATGT GTGTAGAAAAAAACAGTGTAGCGGCGAAGAACAGAAAACCATCTTCTATGCCTTCAGATATAAACAGTACCATGT ataagaAATGTAGAGTACGTGGTCCTAATATTGAGAAGATGTATACAAATGCCATGC AGTCCAATGATTCGGATGTTGGAATTGATGATGTGTACCATGATGACCTGGATGGTGTGATATTGAATCAGAATTTGTGGCGTGGATATATGGATCTTGGTCCTCCGTTAAAGTTGTGCAATAAATATGGTGCTACTATGTGGAACGAAGAGCGTAATAATAAATCATGTCCACATAAAGAGCCCGCATTTTCTATGTGCTGTCGGAATGATCAGATACATTTGCCAAAAGAAAGACCGCCACCAGATTCACTAGCTTCTTTGTTACTTGGTGGTGAGAAATCGAGGCATTTTAAACAGTACATAAGAGTGTACAACTACATATTCCAATTCACTTCCACTGGTAGTAAGATTGATAACTCAATAAACAGAG GAGGTGCTTCTGACAATGTTGATCCAGATATTGTCGAGGAACTTTTAAGTATTTTAGACAAGAATAATGAGTTAGTCAAAACTTTTCACATGGCTCAGAATCGGTTTGAAAATGAAGAGCTGGATGCGTTTAAGTTAGTCCTCATATTATCTCAATCTTCTAGCGGTAGACCAAACCATATTACACCATCTGATGAAGTTGCTGCTTTCATTGTTAGTGATGATATGGATACCGGTGATTTTAGAGACACGGTTGTGAATTCCAAACAAGAAGGATTGAAGATGATATATGAAACAGATCCACATTTCATGCAGTTGCAATATCCACTATTGTTTCCTTGGGGAACAGAGGGGTATCGTATAC GTTTAACGCCACACCTTGCCGGACGTTTATGGCAACG TAAAGGAGACTATGATCCAATACATGTTGGAAAAGCTGTTATACTGCCTGCTTCATTCACTGGATCTCGGCGATACATGTCTCAATACTTTAAGGATTCCTTGGTGGTATGTCGTGTAATTGGtcatccatccttatttctcacCATGACGTGCAACTCAAAGTGGCCAGAGATACAAAAAATGCTTAAATTGCTGCCCAATGTTGATCCTATTGATGCACCGAATATTGTTTTTCACGTGTTAAACTTTAAGCTTGATCAGCTATTAGATTTGATTAAAAAGAAGAACTACTTTGGAAAATGTATAGGAG TTATGCATGTAATTGAATTCCAGAAGCGTGGTTTGCCTCACGTGCATATACTAATCTGGCTGAGCCCTGAAAGCAGACCTAATTCTATTGAAAAGGTTGACCAGTTGGTTTCTGCTGAAATACTGGATACGAATTCTGATCTAATAGCATATGAAGCTGTTAAAAACTACATGATGCATGGACCCTGTGGTAAAGACTTATACACATCTCCATGTATGGTGAAAGGAAAATGCATACGTCATTTCCCAAAAAG atttaatgGTAATACCTATTTTGACGATTGTGGTTTTCCTGTTTATCGGAGGCGTAACACTGGTAGAGTTATCAATAAAAAAGGGATCAACCTTGACAATCAATATGTAGTTCCATACAATCGAGATCTTATATTACGGTTTCAGTGTCATATAAATCTGGAAATTTGCAACAGTTCAAGATCATTGAAATATCTCTTCAATTACTGTTTGAAGGGTCATGACACTACTACAATGTTGTTGAAAAATAAAAGTAACAAATCAGGGAATGAACAAAATGCAAGATCCGTGAAGAATTTGGATGAGGTAATGAATTTTCTTGATGGTAGATATGTTTGTGCATCTGAGGCATCCTGGATGATTTTTGGGTTTGACATTCATCATCGTTCCCCAAGTGTTGAACGCTTACCAATACATTTTCCCGGTCAGAAGTACTTGAATTTTCAGAGTTCTGCAGATTTGGAGAATGTGTGCAATAACGCGACTTCCAAAAAAAGTAAACTAGAGGCTTGGTTTGTAGCTAACAGTGAATTTCCACAAGCTCGAAATTTTACGTATTCTGACTTTCCCACCCATTTTACATGGATAAAGAAAACTGCTAAATGGAAGCTTAGACAAAGAGGTGATGTGGTTGGGAGGTTAGCAGAGGTTCATGCAGCAACTGGTGATTTATTGTATCTTCGAATGTTGTTACTTCGATGTAAAGGTGCTTTATCTTTCATTCAGCTGAAAACTATTGATGGAACTACATATGATACATTTAAGGAAGCATGTGGTGCTCTTGTTCCGTTAAATAATGACAAGCAGTGGCATGATGCTTTGGAAGAAAATGCATTCTCAGCTATGCCAACCCAAATTCGGGCTATGTTTGTTAACATCCTGGAAAATTGTTCTGTGTCTGATCCTCTTGCGCTATGGGAAAAACACTGGCCAGCATTTTCAAACGATGTTCTTTATATGAGGCGCAAGATTTCAGATAACATTCATTTAACATTGTCTAAGTATGAAATCCAGAACTATGCTTTAGCAG AGATTGAAAAGTTGTTAAATGATGTTGGTAAGTCCTTAAGAGATTTTCATATGATGCCATTTCTTGACGAACAATTTTTTCACACTTTTGTCAATCGTCTCATTGTTGAGGAAACTAGCTACAATAAAGAAGAATTGAGACTTAATCATGAAAAAGCTCATAAAAATCTGAACTCAAGGAAGCTAGATGTATATAATGCAGTTATTGATAAT ATATTACATGTTTTGCCTAAGGCTGGAAGGGCTGAAATAGTGAATGCATCATTTAACAAATCCCGGCTTTGGAAATCTTGCAAGGTCTTTCTTCTCAGTCAGAACATGATATTACATTCAGGTAATTCTGAAGCTAGAAAAAAAGTAATAGCTGACTTTAGTAAATGGCAACTTGAGATTGGAGACGGAAAAGTTGAATGCATTGATACTCATCGTGCAGATTTTGAAACTGAGTTTGTAGTTCCTGATGACTATTTTGTCAAGAGTCCCTTGAAGAGTCCCATAAAAACCCTAATTGACATTATATATCCAGATTTTCAGAATAATATGCATTCACAAGAATATCTGAGATCGAGATCTATTTTGACTCCAAAAAATGTTGTAGTTGATGACATCAATGCGCAGATTCTTGAAAGAGTTCCGGGTAATGTGCATACGTATCTCATCCAAGATTCAACTGAAGACCGGGGCGTTGACGATAATGACTTTGATTCATTATTTCCAGTTGAGTATCTGAATTCCATTAATATGCCATGTATGCCTAAACATGAGTTGAAACTAAAGGTTGGAGCTGTTGTTATGTTGATGAGGAATTTAAATCATATTATGGGTCTATGCAATGGTACAAGGATGATATTTACTGGATGCAAAAAAATAGTATAG
- the LOC141719594 gene encoding uncharacterized protein LOC141719594, with protein MEDVFVARGRSRRGVQEFTNLHHFQNDLFYTIIDDQMGELNSRFNEVNTELLLCMACLDPSDSFSAFDKKKLIRFADFYPSDFSALQLLLLDNQLENYIMDVRGHPDFFDMKSINDLSQRMIETKKADVYPLLYNLLKLSLILPVATATVERSFSAMKIIKMGIRSPLQPLSNKANVLRDPPPTNFLTLLLMYRLIEASHLPSQI; from the exons ATGGAAGATGTGTTTGTTGCTCGAGGAAGATCAAGACGTGGGGTACAAGAATTCACaaatcttcatcattttcagaatgatttattttatactaTCATAGATGATCAGATGGGAGAGTTAAATAGTCGATTCAATGAAGTTAACACAGAGTTGCTTTTGTGTATGGCTTGTCTCGATCCATCTGATTCTTTTTCTGCATTTGATAAAAAGAAGTTAATTCGATTTGCAGATTTCTATCCTTCTGATTTTTCAGCGCTGCAACTCTTATTACTTGATAATCAACTTGAAAATTATATCATGGATGTGAGAGGACATCCAGATTTTTTTGATATGAAGAGCATCAATGATCTTTCACAAAGAATGATTGAGACAAAGAAGGCTGATGTATATCCTTTACTTTATAATCTGTTAAAATTGTCATTAATCCTTCCGGTTGCAACTGCCACAGTTGAAAGATCTTTTTCAGCCATGAAAATCATCAAAA TGGGAATTAGGTCTCCTTTACAACCATTATCAAATAAGGCAAATGTTCTGCGTGATCCCCCCCCCACAAACTTTCTAACTTTGTTGTTGATGTATCGTCTAATAGAAGCATCACATCTTCCTTCACAG ATTTGA